From a region of the Leishmania major strain Friedlin complete genome, chromosome 32 genome:
- a CDS encoding putative ras-related protein rab-2a codes for MSQSNYVFKYIIIGDSGVGKSCLLLQFTDKRFEPLHDLTIGVEFGARLISIQGKSVKLQIWDTAGQESFRSITRSYYRGASGALLVYDVTRRDTFTHLQSWLEDAKANANTALVIMLIGNKCDLESKRQVSREEGEAFARCNGLMFMETSAKTSQNVDDAFLQTAALIYDNVQLGMIDASVVSGRPGTQANNSRLQNAHANNNNRSSGCTC; via the coding sequence ATGTCGCAGAGCAACTACGTGTTCAAATACATCATTatcggcgacagcggcgtcggcaagAGCTGTCTGCTGCTCCAGTTCACCGACAAGCGCTTCGAGCCGTTACACGACTTGACCATCGGCGTAGAGTTTGGGGCGCGGCTCATCTCCATCCAAGGCAAGAGTGTCAAGCTGCAGATTTGGGATACGGCTGGGCAGGAGAGCTTCCGTAGCATCACCCGTAGCTACTACCGCGGCGCTAGCGGGGCTCTGCTCGTCTACGACGTCACCCGACGAGATACCTTCACGCACCTGCAGAGTTGGCTGGAGGATGCCAAGGCAAACGCGAACACGGCACTTGTGATTATGCTGATTGGTAACAAGTGCGACCTCGAGAGCAAGCGCCAGGTGAGCcgcgaggaaggagaggcgTTTGCGCGCTGCAACGGGCTGATGTTTATGGAAACGAGCGCCAAGACATCGCAGAACGTCGACGATGCTTTCCTGCAGACGGCAGCGCTCATCTACGACAACGTGCAGCTCGGTATGATCGATGCGTCTGTCGTCTCTGGACGTCCAGGGACGCAGGCGAACAACTCGCGTTTGCAGAATGCGCAtgccaacaacaacaacagaagcAGCGGGTGCACGTGCTAA
- a CDS encoding putative ER--golgi transport protein p24 produces the protein MFLHYMVTMGGSMDIDCKILAPDKSVIWNAERDTENRVLFKSRIPGSYAFCFSNRMSTLTSKVVSFSVIVGNGNAADVMRPKGAESDSLHRSIMRLQQGLREIEELQQALRTREQNHRATTEVANTRVVVFCILESLFIIGMGVGSVLYLRQMFVTKRMV, from the coding sequence ATGTTCCTGCACTACATGGTGACCATGGGCGGTTCCATGGACATTGACTGTAAGATTTTGGCGCCGGACAAGTCTGTCATCTGGAATGCTGAACGCGACACGGAGAACCGTGTCCTCTTCAAGTCCCGCATACCCGGCTCGTACGCCTTCTGCTTTAGCAACCGCATGAGCACGTTGACCTCGAAGGTGGTGTCCTTCTCTGTAATAGTGGGAAATGGAAATGCTGCCGATGTGATGCGGCCAAAGGGGGCGGAGTCGGACTCACTTCACCGCTCCATCATGCGTCTGCAGCAGGGATTGCGGGAgatcgaggagctgcagcaggccctGCGCACCCGTGAGCAGAACCACCGCGCCACAACGGAGGTCGCCAACACGCGTGTTGTGGTCTTCTGCATCCTGGAGAGCTTATTCATTATCGGCATGGGTGTCGGAAGCGTCCTCTATCTGCGTCAGATGTTTGTGACGAAGCGCATGGTGTGA
- a CDS encoding putative 1-acyl-sn-glycerol-3-phosphateacyltransferase, whose protein sequence is MAERRHTNQLLRLLCTLYLILSLVLQWVIIWVSQVTFIVASFPFTTSEFRQDICGHILRTVSFVGMDLLNPFWSIHVLNKFPEVKNKKVIVMLNHLSGADPFVTIRSLLPRDGTWIAKGGLFRVPFGGWALYNAGDLPVHFRDKRKSFATVKGTVGPMMENARRCLRRGRMLCVFPEGIRSMNPDGPLNPFRLGFFSLAVDEGATIVPLAVSGTEKLWPRGSALMDAADAYFSFGDPIDARNFKSAEELSQHVWNVITELREKHPDRIELHARQAQPQAEPLSAPVSLDGKAPWVHVNEPTDRQ, encoded by the coding sequence ATGGCAGAACGAAGACACACTAACCAGCTCCTCCGATTATTGTGCACGTTGTACCTAATCCTGTCTCTGGTGCTGCAGTGGGTTATCATCTGGGTCTCACAGGTCACCTTCATCGTGGCCTCCTTTCCCTTCACGACGTCTGAGTTCCGCCAGGACATCTGCGGCCATATTTTGCGCACGGTCAGCTTTGTTGGCATGGATCTGCTGAACCCGTTCTGGTCCATTCATGTCCTCAACAAATTTCCGGAGGTGAAGAACAAGAAGGTGATCGTCATGCTGAATCACCTCAGCGGTGCCGACCCGTTTGTGACCATCCGCTCCTTACTGCCCCGTGATGGCACATGGATCGCGAAGGGTGGATTGTTCCGTGTACCGTTTGGTGGGTGGGCGCTGTACAATGCCGGCGACCTACCCGTGCACTTCCGTGACAAGAGGAAAAGCTTTGCGACGGTGAAAGGCACGGTTGGCCCGATGATGGAAAACGCGCGAAGGTGTCTGCGCCGTGGCCGCATGCTGTGTGTCTTCCCGGAGGGCATCCGAAGCATGAACCCCGACGGCCCGCTGAACCCGTTCCGCCTGGgattcttctctctcgctgtcgATGAGGGAGCCACAATCGTGCCACTGGCAGTGAGTGGGACGGAAAAGCTATGGCCGCGCGGGTCGGCGCTGATGGATGCCGCGGACGCGTACTTTTCCTTTGGGGATCCAATTGACGCCAGAAATTTTAAATCGGCCGAGGAGCTGTCGCAGCATGTGTGGAATGTCAtcacggagctgcgcgagaagCATCCGGACCGCATCGAGCTACAtgcgcggcaggcgcagccTCAGGCGGAGCCTCTCTCTGCGCCGGTTTCCTTGGATGGGAAGGCTCCGTGGGTGCACGTCAATGAGCCCACAGATAGACAGTGA
- a CDS encoding ABC transporter-like protein, which produces MSSAKHPESGSPPAAVLSSPRTAPEGEAVGTLQLLRFAYSYMTCQQRVILVSGLFMACATLLSISIPALAEEIVSYGMRTITKTIDGVSHTAESSSATSLEAATAAPGLGVPADGAGAGADRLFFLGLGPLSERIFKPLLPMLFAFLRGAVVGDGTESVASLSPYVEGVLCRCLLMAVAILCYHFTSLVAHLAAYYAGSGAQNALTKDSVQRILHTPRPERVAVVNAVKLAQLITASGRALSDTTGELLTNVLSQVMYIVGFFAVMLFLSYQLTLTILVGVVGIQCLFVLQGISLHRQGSRVTAEEASVQAYIANILQRSQTVLVFGCSEFVLDRMADRSAQLWRLTNGLNRSIHGYAAVSSGLTRLILVVALGLSNYYQQKGQLGMRHTILYFACFQSLVNTLASLSSAVSQLRATLGRLKTLEAMLRWYSEPLADTAGEGCTAASELAVVDVQESATADVALDHVSFSYPAVPAFFSEVGGAAGAGDAVASWEQQLGTDMGSQHSNGVSEVSLTALIGGITVLYGPSGCGKSTCLRLLCGLVRPHTGTVRTQRRALLLEQQHAIFIGTVAENILLTNLSSFGSSTAEASALKPTRPSSGALQLPTAAATFAEMQRRVTDAAVKSGCANFLSNPFSTFIESVDHPQFSGGQLQRIVLARMLARTDNHSLVLLDEPTTGLDRSAVEVLLEAIKELRDTHHKTILISTHDHRVAEVADKVIDLSASAAEAQ; this is translated from the coding sequence ATGTCCTCTGCGAAGCACCCAGAGTCAGGTTCACCACCGGCAGCCGTGCTGTCGTCTCCAAGGACGGCCCCGGAGGGTGAGGCTGTCGGtacgctgcagctcctgcggTTTGCCTACAGCTACATGACATGCCAGCAGCGCGTCATACTCGTGTCAGGCCTCTTCATGGCTTgtgcgacgctgctgagcaTTTCGATTCCCGCCCTCGCCGAAGAGATAGTATCATACGGCATGAGGACGATCACAAAGACCATAGACGGTGTCTCGCACACTGCGGAGAGCTCTAGCGCCACATCACTGgaggcagcaacggcggcgccgggaCTTGGGGTGCCCGCAGACGGCGCGGGAGCTGGAGCGGATCGGCTCTTCTTCCTAGGCCTTGGTCCGCTCAGCGAGCGCATCTTCAAGCCGCTGCTTCCGATGCTCTTCGCTTTTCTGCGCGGTGCCGTCGTCGGAGATGGTACGGAGTCTGTGGCGTCGCTATCCCCGTACGTCGAAGGGgttctctgccgctgcctcctcaTGGCAGTGGCGATCCTATGCTACCACTTCACTTCCCTGGTCGCTCACCTTGCCGCGTACTATGCGGGATCGGGAGCGCAAAATGCCTTGACGAAGGATagcgtgcagcgcatcctCCATACTCCACGCCCCGAGCGCGTCGCAGTCGTGAACGCGGTgaagctggcgcagctcatCACCGCCAGTGGACGGGCCTTGAGCGACACGACCGGCGAGCTGCTCACGAACGTGCTCTCGCAGGTGATGTACATCGTGGGCTTCTTTGCCGTAATGCTCTTCCTGTCCTACCAACTCACCCTGACCATTCTAGTCGGGGTAGTGGGGATTCAGTGTCTCTTCGTTTTGCAAGGGATCTCGTTGCACCGCCAGGGCAGCCGCGTaacggcagaggaggcgagcgTGCAGGCGTACATCGCGAACATCCTGCAGCGTAGTCAGACCGTGCTGGTCTTCGGTTGCAGCGAGTTCGTGCTGGACCGCATGGCCGACCGATCGGCGCAGTTGTGGCGGCTGACCAACGGTCTCAACCGCAGCATCCACGGCTACGCCGCCGTCAGCTCCGGCCTCACCCGCCTCATCCTGGTCGTGGCGCTTGGGCTGTCGAACTACTACCAGCAGAAGGGTCAGCTCGGCATGCGGCACACAATCTTGTACTTTGCGTGCTTCCAATCGCTTGTAAACACGCTCGCATCGCTTTCGTCCGCAGTGAGCCAGCTGCGCGCCACACTCGGGCGCCTCAAGACGTTGGAAGCGATGCTGCGCTGGTACTCGGAGCCGCTCGCGGACACCGCGGGAGAGGGCTGCACCGCGGCCTCGGAGTTGGCCGTGGTCGACGTGCAGGAGTCCGCCACAGCAGACGTAGCTCTGGACCACGTTAGTTTCTCGTATCCAGCGGTGCCGGCTTTCTTCAGCGAGGttggtggcgccgctggcgcaggcgacgccgttgcctcgtgggagcagcagctgggcACCGACATGGGCAGTCAGCACAGCAACGGCGTGTCGGAGGTGAGCTTGACGGCTCTTATTGGGGGCATCACGGTCCTTTACGGTCCCAGCGGCTGTGGGAAGAGCACCTGTCTGCGGCTTCTGTGTGGTCTGGTGCGGCCTCACACGGGCACAGTGCGCACGCAGCGTCGAgccctgctgctggagcagcagcacgccatCTTTATCGGCACGGTAGCAGAGAACATCTTGCTCACCAACTTATCCAGCTTTGGTAGTAGTACGGCTGAAGCGAGTGCGTTAAAACCCACGAGGCCATCGAGTGGCGCTCTTCAGTTgcccactgccgcagcgactTTCGCTgagatgcagcggcgcgtcacGGACGCAGCGGTTaagagcggctgcgcaaACTTCTTGAGCAACCCATTCAGCACCTTCATCGAGAGTGTCGACCACCCGCAGTTCAGCGGTggtcagctgcagcgcattgTCTTGGCTCGAATGTTGGCGCGGACGGACAACCATTCCCTTGTCCTCCTAGATGAGCCTACCACTGGACTCGACCGGAGCGccgtggaggtgctgctggaggctATCAAGGAGCTGCGTGACACCCATCACAAGACGATTCTCATTTCGACCCACGATCACCgtgtggcggaggtggcggacAAAGTTATCGATCTGTCGGCgagcgcagcagaggcacagTAA